One window of Candidatus Mycobacterium wuenschmannii genomic DNA carries:
- a CDS encoding acyl-CoA synthetase — protein sequence MSALDDIRTRLAAARVLASRGMVDFRRPDEAVRAFRAIRRFGAFGGLIGHGAARYGDAPAITDDRGTVSFRELDEASNALARGLVAKGIRAGQVIATLHRNSREVMVTVSAANKIGVRTVLMNTGFAGPQLADVSARENVSCILVDDEFDDLLATLPTETLRFTSSRLHELTDTQSTSPLPAPRQPGGMALLTSGTTGTPKGVPRNKIDPSQSAQLLDRIPWPRDGAYYIAAPLFHATGLATCSLGLVMGNRVVMARRFDPESTLKAIAEYRVRAVVLVPTMLQRILDLGPDVLAKYDTSALEVLFAAGSSLSPALCRRTHEAFGPVLYNLYGSTEVAVAAVATPDELHSSPGTVGRPPVGCTVVLYDENRRPITEPGKVGTLFVSSGLSFTGYTDGGNKEIVDGLLSTGDTGHFDETGLWFIDGRDDDMIVSGGENVFPLEVENLLAEHPDVVEASVVGVDDEDFGKRLAAYVVSRPDSGLDADAVKSHVRAHLARHKIPRDVVFIERLPRNEAGKVLRRQLTGS from the coding sequence ATGAGCGCGCTAGACGACATCCGCACCCGCTTAGCCGCGGCCCGGGTCCTCGCCTCGCGCGGCATGGTCGACTTCCGTCGCCCTGACGAGGCGGTGCGCGCCTTCCGGGCGATCCGCCGTTTCGGCGCGTTCGGCGGGCTGATTGGCCACGGCGCGGCCCGCTACGGCGACGCGCCTGCCATCACCGACGATCGCGGCACCGTCAGCTTTCGTGAGCTCGACGAGGCGTCCAATGCGCTGGCACGTGGCTTGGTGGCCAAGGGAATTCGGGCAGGCCAGGTGATCGCGACACTGCATCGCAACAGCCGCGAGGTGATGGTCACCGTCAGCGCGGCCAACAAGATCGGCGTCCGGACCGTGCTGATGAACACCGGCTTCGCGGGTCCGCAGTTGGCCGATGTATCCGCGCGGGAGAACGTCAGCTGCATTCTGGTCGACGACGAGTTCGACGACCTCCTGGCGACACTGCCGACGGAAACCCTGCGGTTCACCAGTAGCCGGTTACACGAACTGACCGACACCCAGTCGACGTCGCCGCTGCCCGCGCCGCGGCAGCCGGGCGGCATGGCGCTGCTCACCAGCGGAACCACCGGCACCCCGAAAGGTGTGCCGCGCAACAAGATCGACCCGTCGCAGTCCGCGCAGCTGCTCGACCGCATCCCGTGGCCACGCGACGGCGCCTACTACATCGCCGCGCCGCTGTTCCATGCCACCGGCTTGGCGACTTGCTCGCTGGGTCTGGTGATGGGCAACCGGGTGGTGATGGCACGGCGCTTCGACCCGGAGTCGACGCTGAAGGCCATCGCCGAATACCGCGTGCGGGCAGTGGTGTTGGTGCCGACCATGCTGCAACGCATTCTCGACCTGGGGCCCGACGTGCTGGCCAAGTACGACACGTCGGCACTGGAAGTGCTGTTCGCGGCGGGCTCGTCGCTGTCGCCGGCGCTGTGCCGCCGCACCCACGAGGCTTTCGGGCCGGTGCTCTACAACCTCTACGGCTCCACCGAGGTCGCGGTCGCCGCCGTGGCCACACCCGACGAACTGCACAGCTCCCCGGGTACGGTCGGCCGGCCGCCGGTCGGCTGCACCGTCGTGCTCTACGACGAGAACCGCCGCCCGATCACCGAGCCCGGCAAGGTTGGAACCCTGTTCGTGTCAAGCGGTTTGAGCTTCACCGGCTACACCGACGGCGGGAACAAAGAGATCGTCGACGGGTTGCTGTCCACCGGTGACACCGGCCACTTCGACGAGACCGGGCTGTGGTTCATCGACGGCCGCGACGACGACATGATCGTCTCCGGCGGCGAGAACGTCTTTCCTCTGGAGGTCGAGAACCTGCTCGCCGAGCACCCGGACGTCGTCGAGGCATCGGTCGTCGGCGTCGACGACGAGGACTTCGGCAAACGACTGGCCGCCTATGTGGTCAGCCGGCCCGATTCGGGGCTGGACGCCGACGCCGTCAAGTCGCATGTCCGCGCTCACCTGGCCCGGCACAAGATCCCGCGGGACGTGGTCTTCATCGAGCGTCTGCCCCGCAATGAGGCCGGCAAGGTCCTGCGAAGGCAACTCACGGGCAGCTAG
- a CDS encoding SDR family NAD(P)-dependent oxidoreductase, which translates to MSRSLRDKVVVITGAAHGIGAHVARDLVGAGARVALLDRDVPGAQRLAAELGSAAAAFDADVTSADSVHAALAAAAEHFGSVDIVLANAGVAGPGSSVAAVDPDEWRKVIDVNLIGAFHTLHAALPHLKASRGYAMVVASIASVIPGPLVSAYVSSKAGVESLVRAARIEAAGDGVGLGIAYFGLIDTGLANEIVDRSGLGHILPGPFGAMAPVEVAAGAITKGLAGRARRVYAPWWVAPMLDLRPLLFLVDRLLAVLPSVRRAVRADQVKGVR; encoded by the coding sequence ATGAGCCGGAGTCTGCGCGACAAGGTCGTGGTGATCACCGGCGCGGCCCACGGGATCGGTGCCCACGTTGCGCGGGATCTCGTCGGCGCCGGCGCGCGGGTGGCGCTGCTCGATCGCGACGTCCCGGGCGCCCAGCGGCTGGCGGCCGAACTCGGCTCCGCCGCAGCGGCATTCGACGCCGACGTCACCTCGGCGGACTCGGTGCACGCGGCATTGGCCGCCGCCGCAGAACACTTCGGGTCGGTGGACATCGTGCTTGCCAACGCCGGAGTCGCCGGGCCGGGATCGTCGGTGGCCGCGGTCGACCCGGACGAGTGGCGGAAGGTGATCGATGTCAACCTGATCGGCGCCTTCCACACCCTGCACGCCGCGCTGCCGCACCTCAAGGCCAGCCGCGGCTACGCGATGGTGGTCGCCTCGATCGCCTCGGTGATCCCCGGTCCGTTGGTGAGCGCGTATGTGTCATCCAAGGCCGGCGTCGAATCGTTGGTGCGTGCGGCGCGCATCGAGGCGGCCGGCGACGGGGTCGGCCTCGGCATCGCGTACTTCGGTCTGATCGACACCGGGTTGGCGAACGAGATCGTCGACCGGTCGGGTCTCGGGCACATCCTGCCCGGGCCCTTCGGTGCCATGGCCCCGGTCGAGGTGGCCGCCGGCGCCATCACCAAGGGACTTGCGGGGCGCGCACGACGGGTTTACGCGCCCTGGTGGGTCGCGCCGATGCTCGACCTTCGGCCGCTGTTGTTCCTTGTGGATCGACTGCTCGCGGTCCTGCCGAGCGTTCGCCGCGCAGTCCGCGCCGATCAGGTGAAGGGAGTTCGCTGA
- a CDS encoding flavin-containing monooxygenase — protein MSQRHPSVGIIGAGMSGICQAILLRQAGVTDVTIYEKAGDVGGTWRDNTYPGLSCDVPSRFYQFTFAMNPGWTHLFSPGPEIHDYFEAITDRYRLREIIRFGVEIVDAQFADSRWYLTTNAGERVSHDFLVAATGVLREPRVPAINGLTYFEGPVMHSARWDHSVDMTGKRVAVIGTGSTGAQIVCGLADSAGRLDLFQRSAQWILPLPNPHYRRWSPPIHRRVPRLSALAYYVYHLVFEWLAGALVRPGWRRRFMNFCCRANLRSVRDPDLRRRLTPDYQPMCRRLIMSAGFYPAMQRDNVHLVDAGIDHVERRGIVTASGELRELDAIVLATGFDAHAFMRPMALTGRDGLTLQQLWDEGPRAHLGVALPGFPNFFMLMGPHSPVGNYSLTAIAEAQANHIVRWIKRWRTGEFDSVAPTHRATDDFNASMKRAMPGTVWATGCTSWYLGADGLPELWPWTPHEYRQRLAATPDINDYDIKTMVRTA, from the coding sequence ATGTCACAACGACATCCGTCGGTGGGGATCATCGGCGCCGGTATGTCCGGCATCTGCCAGGCGATCCTGCTGCGGCAAGCCGGCGTCACCGACGTGACCATCTACGAGAAAGCCGGCGACGTCGGCGGAACCTGGCGCGACAACACCTACCCCGGCTTGTCCTGCGACGTCCCGTCGCGGTTCTACCAGTTCACCTTCGCGATGAATCCGGGCTGGACGCACCTCTTTTCTCCTGGGCCCGAGATCCACGACTACTTCGAGGCGATCACCGACCGCTACCGGCTGCGCGAGATCATCCGCTTCGGCGTCGAGATCGTCGACGCGCAATTCGCCGACAGCCGTTGGTATCTCACCACCAATGCCGGCGAACGGGTCTCGCACGACTTTCTGGTCGCGGCGACCGGTGTGCTACGCGAGCCACGTGTGCCCGCGATCAATGGACTGACTTACTTCGAGGGGCCCGTCATGCATTCCGCACGATGGGACCATTCCGTCGACATGACCGGGAAGCGGGTCGCCGTCATCGGCACCGGGTCGACCGGAGCGCAGATCGTCTGCGGGCTGGCCGATTCCGCGGGGCGCCTAGACCTCTTCCAGCGCAGCGCCCAATGGATTCTGCCGTTGCCGAATCCCCATTACCGGCGCTGGTCGCCGCCGATTCATCGTCGGGTGCCGAGGCTGAGTGCGCTGGCGTATTACGTCTACCACCTGGTGTTCGAGTGGCTGGCCGGCGCTCTGGTGCGACCGGGCTGGCGACGCCGGTTCATGAATTTCTGCTGCCGTGCCAACCTGCGGTCGGTCCGCGACCCCGACCTACGCCGCCGCCTCACCCCGGACTATCAGCCGATGTGCCGGCGCCTGATCATGTCCGCGGGCTTCTACCCGGCCATGCAGCGCGACAACGTGCACCTCGTCGACGCCGGCATCGACCATGTCGAACGACGCGGAATCGTCACGGCCAGCGGCGAATTGCGTGAACTCGATGCGATCGTGCTGGCCACCGGTTTCGACGCGCACGCCTTCATGCGGCCGATGGCGTTGACCGGCCGCGACGGCCTGACGTTGCAGCAACTGTGGGACGAGGGTCCCAGGGCGCATCTGGGCGTGGCGCTGCCGGGTTTCCCGAACTTCTTCATGCTGATGGGCCCGCACAGCCCGGTCGGCAACTACTCGCTGACCGCGATCGCCGAGGCGCAGGCCAACCACATCGTCAGGTGGATCAAGCGTTGGCGCACCGGTGAATTCGACAGCGTCGCGCCCACCCACCGCGCGACCGACGACTTCAACGCGAGCATGAAGCGGGCCATGCCGGGCACGGTGTGGGCCACGGGGTGCACCAGTTGGTATCTCGGTGCCGACGGGCTGCCCGAACTCTGGCCGTGGACCCCGCACGAGTACCGGCAGCGACTGGCCGCCACACCTGACATCAACGACTACGACATCAAGACCATGGTGAGGACCGCATGA
- a CDS encoding SDR family oxidoreductase: protein MKATVHGRVVAITGGARGIGLATARAFAADGAKVAIGDLDADLAKRAAADIDGDVIALPLDVTAPESFSAFLDDAARALGPLDVMVNNAGVMLTGEFLDESTAAQDKMIDINLRGVMLGCKLAAARFIPRGGGTIVNVASMAGVAGFPGVATYCATKFGVVGLTHALREELRPHRIQVCAILPGVVHTELSAGIRLSPAIENFVSVEPEDIAIAVVAAACNHKAMSFVPRRMQMLLRTAFVMPERPRRFLARVTKTEQAYLAVDQATRDAYHARAVAAAGQREPGERPTA from the coding sequence ATGAAAGCAACCGTGCACGGCCGCGTCGTGGCGATCACCGGCGGCGCCCGGGGAATCGGCCTCGCCACCGCCAGGGCCTTCGCGGCGGACGGAGCCAAGGTGGCGATCGGCGATCTCGACGCCGATCTGGCCAAGCGGGCCGCCGCGGACATCGACGGCGATGTGATCGCGCTACCGCTCGATGTGACTGCGCCGGAATCGTTTTCCGCGTTCCTCGACGACGCCGCACGCGCGCTCGGCCCGCTCGACGTCATGGTCAACAACGCGGGCGTGATGCTCACCGGCGAATTTCTCGACGAGTCGACGGCCGCTCAGGACAAGATGATCGACATCAATCTTCGTGGGGTGATGTTGGGCTGTAAGCTCGCGGCCGCACGCTTCATTCCCCGCGGTGGCGGGACGATCGTCAACGTGGCGTCGATGGCCGGCGTCGCCGGGTTCCCCGGGGTGGCCACCTACTGCGCGACCAAGTTCGGGGTGGTGGGTCTGACCCACGCGTTGCGTGAAGAACTGCGCCCGCACCGAATTCAGGTCTGCGCGATTCTGCCGGGCGTGGTGCACACCGAACTGTCGGCCGGCATTCGACTGTCGCCGGCGATCGAGAATTTCGTGTCGGTCGAACCCGAAGACATCGCGATCGCGGTCGTCGCCGCCGCGTGCAATCACAAGGCGATGTCGTTCGTGCCGCGGCGCATGCAGATGCTGCTGCGGACCGCATTTGTGATGCCGGAGCGGCCGCGTCGCTTTCTCGCCCGTGTCACCAAGACCGAGCAGGCCTACCTCGCGGTCGACCAGGCTACCCGGGATGCCTATCACGCCAGGGCAGTTGCCGCTGCAGGGCAGCGCGAGCCAGGGGAGCGGCCAACCGCATGA
- a CDS encoding SDR family NAD(P)-dependent oxidoreductase — MKERVPVAGRTAVISGAASGIGRALAVRLAEHGCALALSDWDEAGLKETAAAVDTPVLTRVLDVRDRDAQLSWADDVAGWSPSRLGMVVNNAGVVLTQWAAQADYDDDKWLMDINFWGVAHGTRAFLPHLIDQGSGAVVNLSSIFGLCAFPSQSAYCAAKFAVRGYTEAVRQELHGTGVRAITVHPGGVRTPITRKGRVRVDPLGDPDLEKFHQNFSAIALTSPEQAAETIHRGVARGHARILVGLDARLTLVATTMLPTRYADVMRLAAPLARAALQRQLPWRDRHPG, encoded by the coding sequence ATGAAGGAACGCGTGCCGGTCGCCGGCCGCACGGCGGTGATCAGCGGCGCCGCGTCCGGCATCGGCCGCGCGCTTGCGGTGCGCCTGGCCGAGCACGGTTGCGCACTGGCGCTCTCCGACTGGGACGAGGCCGGACTGAAAGAGACTGCGGCGGCGGTAGATACACCGGTGCTAACCCGGGTTCTCGACGTCCGCGACCGTGACGCCCAACTGTCCTGGGCCGACGATGTCGCCGGCTGGTCCCCGTCACGACTTGGCATGGTGGTGAACAACGCCGGGGTGGTACTCACCCAATGGGCCGCGCAGGCCGACTACGACGACGACAAGTGGTTGATGGACATCAACTTCTGGGGCGTCGCACACGGCACCCGGGCCTTCTTGCCGCATCTCATCGATCAGGGATCCGGGGCAGTCGTCAATCTGTCGAGCATCTTCGGGCTCTGCGCATTTCCCAGCCAGAGCGCCTACTGCGCAGCGAAATTCGCGGTCCGCGGCTACACCGAGGCGGTGCGACAGGAGTTGCACGGCACCGGCGTGCGGGCCATCACGGTACATCCGGGCGGGGTGCGGACGCCGATCACCCGCAAGGGCCGTGTCCGGGTCGACCCGTTGGGCGATCCGGACCTGGAGAAGTTCCATCAGAACTTCTCGGCCATCGCGCTGACCTCACCGGAGCAGGCCGCCGAGACAATTCATCGCGGTGTCGCTCGGGGCCACGCGCGGATCCTGGTCGGCCTCGACGCACGGCTGACTCTCGTCGCCACGACGATGCTCCCCACCCGCTACGCCGACGTCATGCGGTTGGCCGCTCCCCTGGCTCGCGCTGCCCTGCAGCGGCAACTGCCCTGGCGTGATAGGCATCCCGGGTAG
- a CDS encoding cytochrome P450, whose translation MTLDTTLTRPRQLPLTALPRLLRTARRDMVPALNVLFEETGSPARMRVPGVVNLVLVDRPQDVEQVFLRKQDIYVKGEEYDVPALGLRRGLVTSRGDRWKRDRAMLNPMFARRHLEVFTSSMVNQAGLMLDGWAAHPDGARIDVAHEMMVVALQIAAETMFGTHLSDEEVATIGDGLTQALEDMLRVGNSPVTWLLQALPGMDMASAASAHWRARRIAHRLRELDAMITKRIEQRDPEDQPTDFLGLVLAARDQATGQHLSRSEVLEQSATFLAAGHETTATAMAWFWHLLSQNPEARARMLDEVDAVLDGRTPGYEDVDRLPWTRACFSEAMRIHPPVYLSMRRATADDDLNGYHIPRGTIVVVLTHRLHRNPEFWPEPECFDPSRFLCAAADRPKAAYVPFGGGRRICIGTQFALLEATMIAAATSQRFLLDPVPGHVVTEEGFTTLRPKGGLPMVIRRRS comes from the coding sequence ATGACGCTGGATACGACGCTCACCCGGCCCCGGCAGCTGCCGCTCACCGCCCTTCCGCGCCTGCTGCGGACCGCACGGCGTGACATGGTGCCGGCGCTCAATGTGCTGTTCGAGGAGACCGGCTCGCCGGCCCGGATGCGCGTCCCCGGGGTGGTCAATCTAGTGCTGGTCGACCGCCCCCAGGACGTCGAGCAGGTCTTTCTGCGCAAGCAGGACATCTACGTCAAGGGCGAGGAGTACGACGTGCCCGCGCTGGGCCTGCGCCGCGGGCTGGTGACCAGCCGCGGGGATCGGTGGAAACGCGACCGCGCCATGCTCAATCCGATGTTCGCCCGCCGCCATCTCGAGGTCTTCACCAGCAGCATGGTCAACCAGGCGGGTCTGATGCTGGACGGCTGGGCGGCACACCCGGACGGCGCTCGGATCGACGTGGCCCACGAGATGATGGTGGTGGCACTGCAGATCGCCGCCGAGACGATGTTCGGCACGCACCTTTCCGACGAGGAGGTGGCCACCATCGGCGATGGCCTGACGCAGGCCCTCGAAGACATGCTGCGCGTGGGCAATTCGCCGGTGACCTGGCTGCTGCAGGCATTGCCGGGGATGGACATGGCCTCGGCCGCCTCGGCGCACTGGCGGGCCCGGCGCATCGCCCACCGCCTGCGCGAACTTGACGCGATGATCACCAAGCGGATCGAGCAACGCGATCCCGAAGATCAGCCCACGGACTTTCTCGGCCTGGTGCTGGCCGCGCGGGATCAGGCTACCGGACAACACCTCTCGCGCAGCGAGGTCTTGGAGCAGTCGGCCACCTTCCTCGCGGCCGGCCACGAGACCACCGCGACGGCGATGGCATGGTTCTGGCATCTACTGTCGCAGAACCCCGAGGCGCGCGCCCGCATGCTCGACGAGGTGGACGCCGTGCTGGACGGCCGTACCCCCGGATACGAAGATGTCGACCGCCTGCCGTGGACCAGAGCCTGCTTCTCCGAGGCGATGCGAATCCACCCGCCGGTGTACCTGTCGATGCGGCGGGCGACCGCCGACGACGACCTGAACGGCTACCACATCCCCCGGGGGACGATCGTGGTCGTGCTGACGCACCGGCTGCATCGCAATCCCGAATTCTGGCCGGAGCCAGAATGTTTCGACCCCAGCCGTTTCCTATGCGCGGCCGCCGACCGACCGAAGGCGGCGTACGTCCCGTTCGGTGGTGGTCGGCGCATCTGCATCGGTACGCAGTTCGCCTTGCTGGAGGCCACGATGATTGCCGCGGCCACCAGCCAGCGATTCCTGCTGGATCCGGTGCCCGGTCATGTGGTCACCGAGGAGGGCTTCACCACGCTGCGCCCGAAAGGTGGCCTTCCCATGGTGATTCGGCGACGCTCATGA
- a CDS encoding AraC family transcriptional regulator, translating to MLVDEDHQQAEWDVPRPVATCRHLLAAARLHDIDAAVCLGDTGLTVADIDDNATEVQAGQELRILRNILARVDDSHDFARDVGLQYNFANMGILGYALLASPTIGDAINAACRYAALSSTFLRLTRHDNDEGAVIEFDNSHVPTDVREFMLERDMYAITNLAPLLVGQMKSDVMLTVEVPGFELPLDRLEFPRLTIEIDTTSQRSAIVIPVEVLQLGMPAADAATAQACVQQCEDLLQARRQRRGTAALVRARLIRDPGRLPSMAEIAREFSITERTMHRRLAAEHTSYRALVDEVRVTLASALLESGLTVEETARQLGYSETAAFTRAFIRTQGEPPSKRRRR from the coding sequence ATGCTGGTCGACGAAGACCATCAACAGGCCGAATGGGACGTTCCACGGCCGGTGGCGACGTGCCGGCACTTGCTGGCGGCGGCCCGCCTGCATGACATCGATGCCGCGGTCTGTCTCGGTGACACAGGCCTGACCGTCGCCGACATCGACGACAACGCCACCGAGGTGCAGGCCGGCCAGGAGCTGCGCATCTTGCGTAATATCCTTGCCCGCGTTGATGATTCGCACGACTTCGCCCGCGACGTCGGGCTGCAGTACAACTTCGCGAACATGGGGATTCTCGGTTACGCGTTGCTGGCCAGCCCCACGATCGGCGATGCGATCAACGCCGCGTGCCGCTACGCCGCGCTGTCGTCCACTTTTCTGCGGCTGACCCGCCACGACAACGACGAGGGCGCGGTCATCGAATTCGACAACAGCCACGTTCCGACCGACGTTCGCGAATTCATGCTCGAACGCGATATGTATGCGATCACCAACCTGGCGCCGTTGCTGGTCGGCCAGATGAAGTCCGACGTGATGCTCACCGTCGAGGTTCCCGGCTTCGAGCTGCCGCTGGACCGGCTCGAATTCCCCAGGCTGACAATCGAAATCGATACCACGTCGCAACGCAGCGCGATCGTCATCCCGGTCGAGGTGTTGCAGCTCGGGATGCCGGCCGCCGACGCCGCGACCGCCCAGGCCTGCGTTCAGCAGTGCGAAGACCTGTTGCAGGCCCGCCGTCAGCGCCGCGGGACGGCCGCGCTGGTGCGCGCCCGGCTGATCCGCGACCCGGGCCGGTTGCCGTCGATGGCCGAGATCGCACGGGAGTTCTCGATCACCGAGCGCACGATGCACCGTCGACTTGCCGCGGAGCACACCAGCTATCGCGCGCTGGTCGACGAGGTCCGGGTGACGCTGGCGTCCGCGCTGCTGGAGTCCGGCCTCACGGTCGAGGAGACGGCCCGTCAGCTCGGGTATTCGGAAACCGCGGCATTCACCCGCGCGTTCATCCGCACGCAGGGCGAGCCGCCCAGTAAGCGCCGCAGACGCTAG
- the mntR gene encoding manganese-binding transcriptional regulator MntR, protein MRPADESNELTAVAQDYLKVIWNAQEWSRDKVSTKMLADKLGVSASTASESIRKLAEQGLVDHEKYGAVTLTESGRRAALAMVRRHRLIEAFLVTELGYGWDEVHDEAEVLEHAVSDRLIARIDAKLGHPQRDPHGDPIPGSDGQVPTPPARQLWACADGDAGTVARISDKDPEMLRYFDSIGISLDSRLKVLTRREFAGMISVTVESADGGPTTVDLGSPAAQAIWMVAG, encoded by the coding sequence GTGCGCCCTGCTGACGAGTCGAACGAGCTCACCGCGGTTGCCCAGGACTACCTCAAGGTCATCTGGAATGCCCAGGAGTGGTCGAGGGACAAGGTCAGCACCAAAATGCTGGCCGACAAGCTCGGGGTATCCGCGAGCACGGCCTCGGAGTCGATCCGCAAACTCGCCGAGCAGGGCCTGGTGGACCACGAGAAGTACGGCGCCGTGACGCTGACCGAGTCGGGGCGCCGCGCCGCGTTGGCGATGGTCCGCCGCCATCGGTTGATCGAGGCCTTTCTGGTCACCGAGCTCGGCTACGGCTGGGACGAGGTGCACGACGAGGCCGAGGTGCTGGAGCATGCGGTGTCCGACCGGCTGATCGCTCGCATCGACGCCAAGCTCGGCCACCCGCAGCGCGACCCGCACGGCGACCCCATACCGGGTTCCGACGGGCAGGTGCCGACTCCGCCCGCGCGTCAGCTGTGGGCCTGCGCCGACGGCGACGCCGGCACGGTCGCGCGGATCTCCGACAAGGATCCCGAGATGCTGCGCTACTTCGACAGCATCGGCATCAGCCTCGACTCGCGGCTCAAGGTGCTCACCCGCCGCGAATTCGCCGGGATGATCTCGGTGACGGTGGAGTCGGCCGACGGTGGACCCACCACGGTGGATCTGGGAAGCCCTGCCGCTCAGGCGATTTGGATGGTCGCCGGCTAG
- a CDS encoding bifunctional riboflavin kinase/FAD synthetase yields MQRWRGQDEIPTDWGRCVLTIGVFDGLHRGHAELIEHAVKSGRARGVPTVLMTFDPHPMEVVHPGSHPAQLTTLTRRAELAEEFGIDVFLVMPFTTAFMKLTPERYVHELLVEDLHVVEVVVGENFTFGKKAAGTVETLRSAGARLGFAVEAMSLVSEHHSTETVTFSSTYIRSCVDAGDVVAAAEALGRPHRVEGVVVRGDGRGTEMGFPTANVAPPMHSAIPADGVYAAWFTVLGHGPVTGSVVPGERYQAAVSVGTNPTFSGRTRTVEAFVLDTDADLYGQHVALDFVARIRGQEKFRSVDDLVAAMGKDTKKARKLLSAS; encoded by the coding sequence GTGCAACGGTGGCGCGGCCAGGACGAGATCCCCACGGATTGGGGCCGATGTGTGCTGACCATCGGCGTGTTCGACGGACTGCACCGCGGGCACGCGGAGTTGATCGAACACGCGGTCAAGTCGGGTCGCGCCCGCGGAGTGCCGACGGTGTTGATGACGTTCGACCCGCACCCGATGGAGGTCGTGCACCCCGGCAGCCACCCCGCACAGCTGACCACGCTCACGCGGCGCGCCGAACTCGCCGAGGAGTTCGGCATCGACGTCTTCCTGGTCATGCCATTCACCACGGCCTTCATGAAACTCACGCCGGAGCGCTACGTGCACGAACTGCTGGTCGAAGACCTGCATGTGGTCGAAGTGGTCGTGGGAGAGAACTTCACTTTCGGCAAAAAGGCGGCCGGCACCGTCGAGACCCTGCGCAGCGCCGGCGCGCGCCTAGGGTTCGCGGTCGAGGCCATGTCGCTGGTTTCCGAACACCACAGCACCGAGACCGTGACGTTCTCCTCGACCTACATCCGCTCCTGTGTCGACGCCGGTGACGTGGTCGCCGCCGCCGAGGCGCTGGGCCGCCCGCATCGCGTCGAGGGCGTGGTGGTGCGCGGCGACGGGCGGGGCACCGAGATGGGATTCCCCACCGCCAACGTCGCCCCGCCGATGCACTCGGCCATTCCGGCCGACGGCGTGTACGCCGCGTGGTTCACCGTCCTGGGCCACGGACCGGTGACCGGCAGCGTGGTGCCGGGCGAGCGCTACCAGGCCGCGGTGTCGGTCGGCACCAACCCGACCTTCTCCGGACGCACCCGCACCGTCGAGGCCTTCGTCCTCGACACCGACGCCGACCTGTACGGACAGCACGTGGCGCTGGACTTCGTCGCGCGCATCCGTGGGCAGGAGAAGTTCCGCTCGGTGGACGACCTGGTCGCCGCGATGGGCAAAGACACCAAGAAGGCCCGCAAGCTGCTTTCCGCCAGCTGA
- the rpsO gene encoding 30S ribosomal protein S15, which yields MALTAEQKKEILGSYGLHATDTGSPEAQVALLTKRIADLTEHLKQHKHDHHSRRGLLLLVGRRRRLLKYVAQVDVERYRSLIERLGLRR from the coding sequence GTGGCGCTTACCGCCGAGCAGAAAAAAGAAATCCTGGGCTCCTACGGCCTGCACGCGACGGACACCGGTTCGCCTGAGGCGCAGGTTGCCCTGCTGACCAAGCGGATCGCCGACCTCACCGAGCACCTCAAGCAGCACAAGCACGACCACCACTCGCGGCGCGGACTGCTGCTGCTGGTCGGTCGCCGTCGCCGGCTGCTCAAGTACGTCGCCCAGGTCGACGTCGAGCGCTACCGCTCGCTGATCGAGCGGCTCGGCCTGCGCCGCTAA